From the Streptomyces sp. Sge12 genome, the window CGCCATGCGCTCGGCCTCGGGATCGCCCTCCTCGCCCTCGCGCTGCTGGCCGGGCTGCTGCTCCGGCTGGACCGGCGGCCGTTCTTCCAGGGCCTCGACGACCGCTGGGCGGCCTCGGTGAACGACTCGGCCGACGGAGCCGCCGGGGGTGACGGCCTCGGCGGCTTCACCACCGTCCTCGACCGGCTCGGCGGCCCGCTCGGCATGGTCGTGCCGCTGCTGGTGATCGGTTGCCTCTGCGTCTACGGGCGCTGGCGCTCGGGACTGTTCGTCTTCACCGTCACCGTCGTCGCCAACCTCGTCGTGCTGCTGCCCCTGAAGCAGTTGGCCGACCGGCCGCGTCCGCCGCACCCGTGGGTCCTGGTCAGCGACGGCTCGTACCCGTCCGGGCAGGTGTTCAGTGCCGTGACACTGGTCGTCTCCGTTGCGGTGGTGGTGTTCCCGCCGCGTGCGCGACGCTGGTGGTGGGCGTTCGGGGCCGCGTACGTCCTCGCCATGATGGGCAGCCGGACCTGGCTGCACGCCCAGTGGCTCAGCGACACCTTCGCCGGCGTCCTCGTCGGCGCCGGCACCTGCCTCGTCCTGTGGCGGGCCTTCGCCCCGCTGCTGGAGACGGAGTCGGAGCGGATGGCCTCGAACAGCCTGTGGCTGTGAGGCCCGCGCCCCGGAGCCGGATTATTGAGCATCATTGACGTTCGACAAATTCACGCCATAGTCTCGACCGGCGGCGTGCACCCGGCACGCGGCAGCGAGGAAGGAACGGCTCATGCCCCACCCCCCAGGCCGGGACCGGACGCTGGTGGACCTGCCCGCAGGTCGCCTGAGCGGCGCGAACGAGGGCGGGGTCACGGTCTTCCGTGCCGTCCCCTACGCCGCGGCGCCGGTCGGCGACCTGCGCTGGCGGCCCGCCCGGCCGCACCCCGGCTGGATCGGCACGCGGGACGCCACCTCCGACGGTCCGAGTGCGCCGCAGATGTACGTGGAAGGCGGTGACCCGGTGCTCGGCGGGCACGGGTCGCCCCCCTTCGACGAGGACTGCCTGACCCTGAACCTCTGGACGCCCGCCGTCGACGACGCCCGGCGGCCGGTACTGGTCTGGATCCACGGCGGCGGCTTCGTGTCCGGCTCCGGCTCGCTGCCCGGCTATTCCGGTGAGACCTTCGCGCGCGACGGCGACCTGGTCGTCGTGAGCATCAACTACCGCATCGGGCCCCTGGGTTACCTCTACCCGGGCACCTACGACGCCGAAGAGGAGGAGGGCGGCGAGGCGGGCGGCAACTTCTGGCTCGGCGACCAACTCGCCGCCCTGCACTGGGTGAAGGAGAACATCGCCTCCTTCGGGGGTGACCCGGACTGCATCACCGTCGCGGGGCAGTCCGGCGGCGCAGTGTCCACCGCCGCCCTCGCCGGCCACCCGCGGGCCGAGGGCCTGATCCGCCGGGTGATCCTGCAGAGCCCGCCCTTCGGGCTGGACCTCCCCGGCCCGGCCGCGTACCTCGAGCGCACCGCCGCCTACCTCGAGCTGGCCGGCGCCGCGAACATGGCCGAGCTGCGCGCACTGCCCTGGCCCGAGCTGATCGCAGCAGGCGGCGGACTGTTCGCGCAGACCATGCGCTGGGGATACTGGCCGACGCCCTTCCTGCCCGTGATCGACGGAGTCACCCTGGCCCGCCACCCCGCACAGGCCCTGCTGGGCGGGGCCGCGGCCGACATCGACGTCATGATCGGCTGGACGCGCGAGGAGGCCAACTTCGGCTTCGCCCTGGACGACGGGTACGCCGCGGCCACCCGCGAGCAGGTGACCGACCGGATCGCGCAGACGTTCGGGAGCGAAGCCGCCGAGGACGTGTACGCGGCGTACGAGCGGGCCCGGCCCGGCGTCCGTCCGGTCGACGTCCTCATGGACCTCATCACGGACGAGCTCTTCCGGGTGCCGGCGGTGCGACTGGCCGAGGCGCGCGCGGCGGCGGGCCGTCCCGTGTGGGCCTACCAGTTCGACCTCCCCACCCCCGCCCACGAGGGCCGGCTCGGCGCCGCACACTGCCTCGAACTTCCCTTCGTCTTCGACAACTTCGACCAGTGGTCGCACGCCCCCTTCCTGGCGGGCCTCGCGCCGGCCGTCCGCGACGGCCTCGCGTACGCCATGCACCGGGCCTGGATCGCCTTCGTGCGCACCGGCGATCCGAACCACCCGGACCTGCCGCGCTGGCAGCCGTACGACACGGAGTCCCGCACCACGATGCGCTTCGACTCGGTCGTGACCGCCCTCGGCGATCTCGCGGGAGCCTCCCGGCTCCTGCACCGGCCCGTCACCCCCTGACGCCGCCTGGCACCCCCTCGCACCCCTGACGCTCCCGGCATCCCCGCTCCCTTGATTTGACTCGTGTAACCTCATAAGGAAGGAGTACCCGAGCAAAACAGTGCAGAAGGAGCGTCGAGGGACGTCATGGCCAAAGACACACACGTCCCGGCATCGATCACCAGTGCCGACGTGGCCCGCCTCGCCGGAGTGTCGCGTGCCACCGTCTCCTTCGTCCTCAACGACACCCAGGGCCACCGGGTCAGCGCCGGCACCCGCGCCCGGGTGCTCGACGCGGCCAAACAGCTCGGCTACGTACCGCACGCCGCCGCCCGGTCCCTGCGCGCCGGCCGCAGCAACCTCGTCCTGATGCCCGCGTCGATCTCCGCGGTCGGACGGCTCGTCAGCGACTGGGTCGACGACCTGCACAGCGAGCTCGACCGGTACGGCTACACGGCCGTACTGCACGCGGGCCGTTTCGCCGACCCCGTCGACGCCGCCCGGGCCTGGGCCGAACTGCGCCCCGCGGCCGTCGTCGCCCTGGACGGCGACCGCTTCACCCCGCAGGCGGCCGAGGTGCTGAGCCGCGCCGGAGTGCGCGGCCTGCTGGCCTTCGCCTCCCACCCGGTGGAGGGGGTGCACACCATCGGCTTCGACCACACCCGCATCGGCGCCACCGCGGCCGAACACCTCATCGCGCGCGGCCGGAGCCGGATCGGCGTGGTCATGCCGCAGGAGCGCGGCCTCGGCACGCTCGCCGAGCCGCGCCTGGCGGGCGCCGAATCGGTCGCCGCCCGGCACATGGCCACGGTCACTCCGGTGGAACTGTCCTACACGCGGGAATCCGCGACCGCCCTCGCCCGGCGCTGGCGCAGCCTCGGCCTGGACGCCGCCTTCACCTACAACGACGAGTACGCCGCCCTGCTGCTGCACGCGCTCCGCGCCGAGGGCATCGCCGTCCCGGACGAGGTCGCCCTGGTCGGCTGCGACGACCTCGTCCTCGCCTCGCTCCAGCAGCCCGCGCTCAGCACGGTCCGGCTGGACATGCCGACGCCCGCGCAGATCGCGGACGCCGTGCACGAGCTGGTCGAGACCGGAACGGCGGCTCCGGTGCCGGCCGTGCGGCCGGTCCTGGTACCCCGCCGGACGTCCTGACCCGGAGGCCCCGCTGCCCCGCCGACTTCACCCGCCTGCCCTGCCGACTTCCCGGACCGGCCTCGTTCACGCGCGGGGGTTGTTGGCCGCCGTGTACGCGTCGGCGAAGGTGAACACGCTGGCGCAGCGGGGGCATTCCACCCGGCCGAAGAGGTGGACGATCGTGTCGGCCAGCGCGTCCCGGCCGTCGCGGACGGCCACCTCGTACATCCACCGCCCGGTGCCGGAAAGCTGTTCGGGGGAGGCCGGCCGCAGGGTGCGCCGCTCCACGTCGTCCAACTGCTCGGTGCGGATCGTCGAGTAGTGCCCGCGGGTGCCGATGACCATCGTCACCTCGACGGGGCAGTGCGGGCAGCCGACGCCGAAGGCGGCATCCGCGCAGTCCTGGAGGACGGCGGCCCAGTGGTACTCCTGCCGGGCCGCGAGCAGATCGCGGAAAGGATCGAGGTAGTGCTCCGGTCGCGCCCGCAGCTCCTCGTCCAGCAGCCTGCCGAGCTCGATGACGCAGGCCGTGCACTCCTCGAACAGCTCGTCACAGCCGTCGGTGGCCGCCCCGTACCGCACGATCCTCCCCGCGAGCCTGCGTGCCCGGCGGCTCGAGCCCGCGAGGCGCACCAAGCGGGGCAGTGCCGCAAGGCTCGCGGGGAACGCGAGCGGAGCCCCGACGGTCAGCCGGCGCTCCAGCTCCTCCCATGCCGCCGGGTCGTGGTCGCGCTCGACCCGGTCGAGGAGTTCGGGGACGTGGGCGCAGTCCCCGCGGCTGTCGTACATCAGTTCCCAGTCGGTCACCCGAGCATTCAATCGTGCCCGCGGGGGCGGAGGGTGCCCGCGGGTTCAGAGCGTGCCCGCGGGTTCAGACGGTGCCCGCGCCCGCGGCCGCCCCCCGACGGTCGAGGGCGCGGGCACGTTCGCGGGCGAGTGCCGGGTGGAAGAGCCACCACGCCAGCAACCCCACCCCCGCGCCCGCGGCGGCCCCGGCCACCGTGTCGCTGAGCCAGTGCGCGTGCAGCCAGGTACGGCTCCACATCATGGCCAGCGTGAAGGCCGTGCCCCCGATCCACCACGCCCGCCGCCGGGCGGCCGGGACCAGGATCACCCCGAGCAGGACGACCAGGAGCGCCGCCGTGGCCGCGTGGCCGGACGGGAAGGATCCGTGGTCGACGCGGACCAGCGGGTGGGCCGGGCGCGGGCGGTCCACCAGGTGCTTGAGGCCCTGGATGACGAGCATGTTGCCGCCCAGGTGGGCGGCGAGCAGGAAGCCGGCCGCGACCCAGCGCCTGCGGACGAGCAGTACGACCAGCAGGGACAGCGGGAGCAGGGCGCCGACCGGCCCGCCGAACAGGTCGAGGGCCGTGGCCGCGGCCCGGTAGATCCCCTCGTGGGGACCGCCCATCCAGATCAGCCAGCGGTCGTCCAGCGCCTGGAAGGGGGGATCCGCGACGTCGGAGCGGACGACGAGAGCAGGCAGGACGGCCGCCGCCAGAAGCAGGAGGCCCGCTGTCAGGACGCCGCGGCTGCGCGGCGCGTCGGGCGCGGCGCTGCGGGCGCTCCCGCCGGCCCGGTGGGGTCTGTGCCGTCTGTCGTCGGGGGCGGTGGTCGGGGTGGCGGACATGGCTGCCTTTCGTGGCCGCGACGGGGGCGCGCGGCCGGGTGTGCTGTGAAGGGGGCGGGGGGCGCGGCCGGGGCCGCGCCCCCGTGGTGGAACGGGGGCGCGGGGACCGGCGCCGTCAGACCCGCGCGCCGAGGTGGCGGGCCAGGAAGGTCACGCCCCCCTCGACGATGGCGGGGATGTCGCGGGAGCCGAGGAAGATGTGGTCGGCGCCCTCCACGGGTTGCAGGGTGACCTCGCCCCCGGCGCTCGTCAGGGCCGCGGCGAGGGCCTCGCTCTGGCTGTACGGGACCAGGCCGTCGTGCGTGCCGTGGACCAGCAGGAACGGCGGCGGGGTCGAGCCCTGCGCGTACGTCACCGGGCTCGCCGCCCGCGCCAGGTCCGGCCGCTCGGCGACGGTGGAGCCGAGCAGGGCCTCGTAGGGGTCGGGGAAGTCCCCACCGGTGGGCATGGCCGGCATGGGGTGCTCGGCCAGGGTCACGAGATCGGAGACGCCGTACCAGTCGACGACCGCGCGGACCCCGCTCTCGCCCGCGGTGACGCCCTGCGCGCCCTCCAGCTCCGCGCCCTGCGGGCTGTCGGGGCCGACGAGCCCGGCGAGGGCGGCCAGGTGGCCTCCCGCGGACTCGCCCCATGCGCCGATCCGGTCCGGGTCGATCCCGAGGGTGTCGGCGAACGTGCGGACGTAGCGGATCGCGGCCTTCACATCGTGCAGCTGGGCCGGGAAGGGGGCCTCCAGGCTGTGCCGGTAGTCGATGGAGACGAGCGCGAGCCCGGCCGCCAGTACGGCTCCGTGCAGCAGGGCCGCGGGCACGGTCGGCGGCGGGTAGCGGCGGTCGCCGTCCAGCCAGCCGCCGCCGTGGATCCAGACGACGGCCGGGAACGGGCCCTCGCCGGCGGGAACCTGTACGTCCAGCAGCCGCGGGCGGTAGCCGGGCGTGGTCGCGTAGGTGATCCCGTCGAAGTGGCGTACGCCGTCCGGGCCGGTCACCGGCGGTACGGGGGACCGGTACGGCGGGGGCGGCCAGGTCATGTCGGCGATGTCGATCTCGGAGGGAGGAGATTGCGTCATTGCGGCCCTTCCAGAAGGTGTTCGGCGGTGGCCCCGTGGCGGGTGGGGCCGGGCGCAGGCTTCGTGCCGTTTGTCCGAAATGCTTGCGCGCGTCATGGGCTGGGGCGTAGCTTGTTACACGTGTAATCAAGGACTCTAGCGACGCATTTCCGCTGCCCACAAGCCCAGAAGCGGTCCGGATTCCGGATCGGTTGCACGAGCTGCTCCAGCGGCGTCGCCTTTCCCCTCCGGGAGCACGTCATGCTCACCACCGCCGATACCGCCGATACCGCCGATACCGCCGACACCGCCGCGGTTCCTGCGCTCCGAAGCTACGTCCACTGGGTCGCCGACCCCGACGCGGCGAGCGTTCCGCAGGTCAGGTCCCGCGTGCGCGCCACGCTCGACGGCTGGCGGGTCCCGGGGGAGGTGGTGGACGCCCTGCTGCTGGCCGTCAGCGAGCTCGTCGGCAACGTCGTCCGGCATGCGGGCGCCGGTGCCGGGCGGATGCGTGTCTGCGTCGTGGCGGGCGGCGGCTGGCTGCGGCTGGAGGTCGCCGACCAGGGGGCCGGGCTGCCGCGTCTGCCCGCTCCCCGCGCGGAGGCCGACCCGGAGTCGGAGTGCGGGCGCGGGCTGCTGATGGTGCAGCTGCTGACGGCCGAGCTCGGCGGTGAACTCTCCGTCGTCGCCCGCGAGTTCGGCAAGTGCGTCCGGGTGCGCATCCCCGCGCCCTGAGCGGCCCTCCCGGGGCGTCCCGGGGTGTCCCGGCGTGCCCCGGGAGGGGGTCGGGCAGGGGCGCCGGCAGGGCGCGATATCGCGAGATGTTGACGGACGCCAAATATTCGACATACCTTGCATCCATCTCCCCGCTGCTCCCTGATTGAGGTGCCGCCCCATGGAGCTCTCCCCTTCCGCGTACGCCGACCCGTTCTGTCGCGATCGGCTTCCGCCCTCCACCCTCTGGCCCGAACTCCACTTCGATCTACCGGAGTTGGACTACCCGGACCGACTCAACTGCGCCCGGCGCCTGCTCGACGACGCCGTCGAGCGGCACGGCCCCGACCGTCCCTGCCTGCTCACCCCGACCGAGCGCTGGACCTACGGCGAACTGCAGCACCGCGCCAACCAGGTCGCCCAGGTGCTCACCGAGGACCTCGGCCTCCTGCCGGGCAACCGCGTCCTGCTGCGCGGCCCCAACAACCCCTGGCTCGTGGCCGCGTGGTTCGGCGTCCTGAAGGCGGGCGGGGTCGCGGTCACCACCATGCCGCTGCTGCGCGCCGGAGAGCTCGCCGAGCTCACCGACATCAGCCGGCCCTCCCTCGCCCTGTGCGACCACCGCTACGCCGAGGAACTTGACGCGGGCCGCCGCCCCGGGCCGCCGGACCTGCCGGTCCTCACCTACGGGGGCGGCGGACCCGCGGACCTGGTCGCGCGCTGTGCGACCAAGGACGGCCGGTTCGACACCGTCGTCACGGCCGCGGACGACGTGGCGCTGATCGCCTTCACCTCCGGTACCACCGGACGTCCGAAGGCGACCCTGCACTTCCACCGCGACGTCCTCGCCAACGCCGACACGTTCTCCCGGCACGTCCTGAAGCCACGCCCGGACGACGTGTTCACCGGAACACCGCCGCTGGCCTTCACCTTCGGGCTCGGCGGGCTGGTGGTCTTCCCCCTCCACGTCGGGGCCGCGACCCTGCTGATCGAGCAGGCGGCCCCGCTGCAACTGGCCGACCTCGTGGCGGAGCACAAAGTGACCGTGCTGTTCACCGCCCCCACGGCCTACCGCGCGATCATGGAGGCCGGGGCGGTGGACCGGCTGGCCGGACTGCGCCGCTGCGTCTCCGCCGGCGAGCCGCTGCCGGCCGCCGTGTGGCACGAGTTCCACGCCGCCACGGGCCTGCGCATCATCGACGGCATCGGCGCCACCGAGATGCTGCACGTCTTCATCTCCGCGGCCGACGAGGACATCCGGCCCGGTGCCACGGGCCGCCCCGTACCCGGCTACCGCGCCGCCGTGGTCGACGAGCACGGCGCCCCCGTCCCCGACGGACAGCCCGGCCTGCTCGCGGTCACCGGACCCACCGGCTGCCGCTACCTGGACGACCCGCGCCAGGCCGCGTACGTCCGCAACGGCTGGAACGTCACCGGCGACACCTACATCCGCGACGCGGAGGGCTACTTCTGGTACGTCGCCCGCAGCGACGACATGATCGTCTCCTCCGGCTACAACATCGCGGGCCCCGAGGTCGAAAAGGCCCTCGCCACCCACCCGTACGTCGCGGAGTGCGCGGTCGTCGGGGCACCGGACGCCCGGCGCGGCATGCTCGTCAAGGCGTACGTCGTCCTGGACCCCGGTGTCCCGGCGGACGGCTCGACCGTCCGCGCGCTCCAGTCGCACGTCAAGGCGACCATCGCCCCGTACAAGTACCCGCGCGCCGTCGAGTTCGTCAGCGCCCTCCCGCGCACCGGCACCGGCAAGCTCCGGCGCGGTGAACTGCGCGACCGCGCCCGGGCCGACACCGTCGCCGCCCCCGCCGCCGCCCCGGGACCTGCCCCCGTTCCCGCGGCCGCCGAGCCGACCGGGGTCGTCGTCGAACGCCGCGTCGAGTGGACCGACACCGACGCCGCCGGCCACTACCACCACTCCACCGTCGTGCGCTGGGTCGAGGCGGCCGAGGCCGTCCTGCTCCACCGCCTGGGCCTCTCGCACCTGTTCGGCAGCACACCCCGGGTGCACTTCGAGGCCGACTACCGGGCCCGGCTCTGGTTCGGGGAGACCGTCTCCACCGAACTGACGGTCACCAAGGTCGGCACGGCCTCCCTGCACTACGCCTTCACCGTGCGCGGCGCACAGGGCGGCGAGGCGGCCACCGGCCGCATGGTCATCGCCCACTCTGCCGCCCACGCGACCGGGTCGACCCCCTGGCCCGCGGACGTACGGGACCTTCTGGGCACGGCGGGACCGCAGCAACCGGAACTACTCACCACCGCACCAGCACCAGGAGGCACCCCGTGCGCGTCGCAGTCATAGGAGGAGGGCCCGGCGGACTGTACTTCGCGGCCCTCGCCAAGCAGCTCTCCCCGCACTGGGAGGTCACCGTCTGGGAACGCAACGCCCCCGACGACACCTTCGGCTTCGGGGTCGTCTTCTCCGACGAGACGCTCGACGGCATCTCCCAGGCCGACCGCGAGATCCACCGGGCCATGTCGGCCGAGTTCGCCCGCTGGGCCGACATCGACGTCCGCCACCGCGGCAGCACCCTCACCTCGGGCGGCCACGGCTTCGCCGCCCTCGGCCGGCAGCACCTCCTGCGGATCCTCCAGCAGCGCTGCGCCGCCCTCGAGGTGGACGTCCGCTACCGGACCCAGGCCCCGCCCGCGGCCGAACTCGCCGCCACGTACGACCTGGTGGTGGCGAGCGACGGCGTACGGTCCGCCACCCGCGCCGCCTACGCCGACACCTTCGGCACCGACCTCGACGAGCGTTCCGGCCGCTACATGTGGCTCGGCACCGACAAGGTCTTCGAGGCCTTCACCTTCATCGTCGAGGAGCAGGACTTCGGCACCCTCCAGGTGCACGCGTACCCCTACGACGCCACCCGCTCCACCTTCATCGTGGAGATGGCGGAGGAGGCGTGGCGGCGCGCCGGCTTCGAGGAGTTCGCCGACCGCGACCACCCGCCCGGCACCAGCGACGAGGACAGCATCCGGCGCTGCGAGGAACTCCTCGCGGACCACCTCGACGGGCACCGGCTCATCCCCAACAACTCCAAGTGGCTGCGCTTCACCACGGTCCGCAACCGCACCTGGCGCCACGAGAACGTCGTCCTGCTCGGCGACGCCGCCCACACCGCGCACTTCTCCATCGGCTCCGGCACCAAGCTCGCCATGGAGGACGCCCTCGTCCTCGCGGCCAGCCTGCACGAGCACCCCGACGTGGCGACCGCGCTCGCCGCCTACGAGGAGGAGCGCCGGCCGGTGGTGGAGTCCACCCAGCGCGCGGCCCAGGCCAGCCTGGAGTGGTTCGAGCACATCGACCGCTACACCGGCCAGGACCCGCACCAGTTCGCCTTCAACCTCCTCACGCGCAGCCGCCGCGTCACCTACGACAACCTGCGCGTGCGCGACGAGGGCTTCACCAGCGCGGTCAACCGCGACCCGGCCGTGCCGCCGATGTTCCGCCCGTACCCGCTCGGAGGACTGCTGCTGCGCAACCGGGTCGTCGTACCGCCGACCGCCCTGCACACCGCGCGCGAAGGGATCCCCGGCGACTTCGACCTCGTCCACCTCAGCACGCAGGCCATCGGCGGCGCCGGACTGGTCCTCGCCGGAATGACGGCGGTCGCCGCCGACGGCCGGGCCACCCCGGGCTGCCCCGGCCTGTGGAACGACGAACAGGAAGCGGCCTGGCGGCGCATCACCGACTTCGTCCACGGCCAGTCCGACACCTGCCTCGGCATCCAGCTCACGCACGCCGGCCGCCGCGCCGCCGCCCGCGACGGGCAGCCGATCGCCGCCTCTGCACTGCCCTGGGACGAGTGGAGCCCGGTCCCGCGCGAGGTCGACCGGGCCGACATGGACGCGCTCGTACGGGACTTCGCGGGCGCGGCCCGGCGGGCCGACCGGGCCGGCTTCGACGTGCTGGAACTCCAGTACGGGCACGGGCACCTGCTGTCCGGCTTCCTGTCCCCGCTGACCAACCTGCGCACCGACGAGTACGGCGGCGATCTGGACGGCCGGCTGCGGCTGCCGCTCGAAGTGCTGCGCGCCGTACGGGAGGTGTGGCCGGCCGGCAAGGCGCTGCTCGTGCGGATCTCCGCCGCCGACTGGGCCGAGGGGGGTACCACCGAGGCCGACGCCGTCCGGATCGCGGGAGCCCTCGCCGAGGCGGGCGCCGACGCCATCGACGTCTCCACCGGCGAGGTCGTCTCCCACGAGCGGCCCCGCTACGGCCGCAGCTACCAGACCCCGTACGCCGACCTCATCCGCAACGCCACCGGGGTCCCCACCATCGCCGTCGGCGCCATCTCCACGTACGACGACGTGAACTCGATCGTGCTGGCCGGCCGGGCGGACCTGTGCGGAGTCGGCCGCGCCCAGCTGCACGACCCCCTGTGGACCCTGCACGCCGCGGCCGCCCAGGGCTACCAGGGCCCGGCCGCACCCTGGGCGCGCGCCTGGCGGGCGGGCAGCGGGCGGCCCCCGTCCGCCCGCACCGACCGGATCCCGCCGCGCCTCGAACTCCTGCGGCAGCCCGCCGAATCCGTCCACCGCCGCTGGCTGCCGCGCACAGCGGTACCCGCCCACCGATAGAGCCGGAGGTGCCCACGCACATGGACAGGGACCACCTGCCCCGCTTCACGGCGGCCGCAGTCCAGGCCGCACCCGTCTACCTCGACCCCGCCGCCACCGTCGACAAGGCCGTGGCCCTGATCGCCGAGGCCGCGGCGGGTGGCGCCCAACTGGTTGTCTTTCCCGAGGTGTTCGTCCCCGGCTACCCCTACTGGAACTGGACGATGAACCCGGTCCAGGGCTCCCCCTGGTTCGAGCGGCTCCAGCGCGCCTCCGTCGACATCCCCGGCCCGCACGTCGACACCCTGCGCGCCGCGGCCCGCCGGCACGGCGTCGTCCTCGTTATCGGGGTCAACGAGCGTGCCCCGCACAGCCTCGGCGTCCTCTACAACACCCTGCTCACCATCGGCCCCGACGGCGAACTCCTCGGGGTGCACCGCAAGCTGGTGCCGACCTGGGCCGAGAAGCTCACCTGGACCGGCGGGGACGGCAGCTCCCTGGTCGTCCACGACACTCCCGTCGGCCCGCTCGGTGTTCTGGCCTGCGGCGAGAACACCAACACCCTGGCCCGCTTCGCCCTCCTCGCGCAGGGCGAACTCGTCCACGCCTCCTGCTACATCGCGCTGCCCGTCGCCCCCGCCGACTACGACATGGCCGACGCGATCGCCGTGCGTACCGCCGCCCACAGCTTCGAGGGCAAGGTCTTCTCCGTCGTGGCCTGTTCCACCGTCTCCCCGGAGATCGTGGACGCCCTCGCCGGGGACGACGAGGAGCTGCGGAAGCAGTTCACCCGCCCCCGCAGCGCCCTGTCCGGGATCTTCGGCCCCGACGGCCGCCCGGTCACCGAACCCCTCGTCGACGAGGAGGGCATCGTCTACGGGGAGATCGACCTCGCCCGGTGCATCCAGCCCAAGCAGATGCACGACATCGTCGGCCACTACAACCGCTTCGACGTCTTCCGCCTCGAGGTGGACAACCGCCCCCGGCCGCCGGTCTCCTTCACCGCGCCCACCGCTCCCGGTGCGGCGCCGATCGCTCCCGCCACCCCCGCCCCTTCCGAGGAGGACGTATGACCATCGAGCAGGACGACACGATGCTCGGCCGTGCCCGCGTGTCCGACACCCCGGAACTCACCCGCTACTACGAGGAGCTCGCCACGCTCGACGCGGGCGCGCTGTGGACCGTCGCCAACGACATCGAGCCCTGG encodes:
- a CDS encoding carboxylesterase/lipase family protein — encoded protein: MPHPPGRDRTLVDLPAGRLSGANEGGVTVFRAVPYAAAPVGDLRWRPARPHPGWIGTRDATSDGPSAPQMYVEGGDPVLGGHGSPPFDEDCLTLNLWTPAVDDARRPVLVWIHGGGFVSGSGSLPGYSGETFARDGDLVVVSINYRIGPLGYLYPGTYDAEEEEGGEAGGNFWLGDQLAALHWVKENIASFGGDPDCITVAGQSGGAVSTAALAGHPRAEGLIRRVILQSPPFGLDLPGPAAYLERTAAYLELAGAANMAELRALPWPELIAAGGGLFAQTMRWGYWPTPFLPVIDGVTLARHPAQALLGGAAADIDVMIGWTREEANFGFALDDGYAAATREQVTDRIAQTFGSEAAEDVYAAYERARPGVRPVDVLMDLITDELFRVPAVRLAEARAAAGRPVWAYQFDLPTPAHEGRLGAAHCLELPFVFDNFDQWSHAPFLAGLAPAVRDGLAYAMHRAWIAFVRTGDPNHPDLPRWQPYDTESRTTMRFDSVVTALGDLAGASRLLHRPVTP
- a CDS encoding ATP-binding protein, yielding MLTTADTADTADTADTAAVPALRSYVHWVADPDAASVPQVRSRVRATLDGWRVPGEVVDALLLAVSELVGNVVRHAGAGAGRMRVCVVAGGGWLRLEVADQGAGLPRLPAPRAEADPESECGRGLLMVQLLTAELGGELSVVAREFGKCVRVRIPAP
- a CDS encoding LacI family DNA-binding transcriptional regulator, translated to MAKDTHVPASITSADVARLAGVSRATVSFVLNDTQGHRVSAGTRARVLDAAKQLGYVPHAAARSLRAGRSNLVLMPASISAVGRLVSDWVDDLHSELDRYGYTAVLHAGRFADPVDAARAWAELRPAAVVALDGDRFTPQAAEVLSRAGVRGLLAFASHPVEGVHTIGFDHTRIGATAAEHLIARGRSRIGVVMPQERGLGTLAEPRLAGAESVAARHMATVTPVELSYTRESATALARRWRSLGLDAAFTYNDEYAALLLHALRAEGIAVPDEVALVGCDDLVLASLQQPALSTVRLDMPTPAQIADAVHELVETGTAAPVPAVRPVLVPRRTS
- a CDS encoding phosphatase PAP2 family protein, translated to MSATPTTAPDDRRHRPHRAGGSARSAAPDAPRSRGVLTAGLLLLAAAVLPALVVRSDVADPPFQALDDRWLIWMGGPHEGIYRAAATALDLFGGPVGALLPLSLLVVLLVRRRWVAAGFLLAAHLGGNMLVIQGLKHLVDRPRPAHPLVRVDHGSFPSGHAATAALLVVLLGVILVPAARRRAWWIGGTAFTLAMMWSRTWLHAHWLSDTVAGAAAGAGVGLLAWWLFHPALARERARALDRRGAAAGAGTV
- a CDS encoding phosphatase PAP2 family protein; protein product: MFPSPSSVPPRPHPTVRPPRHHLPAAPPRHALGLGIALLALALLAGLLLRLDRRPFFQGLDDRWAASVNDSADGAAGGDGLGGFTTVLDRLGGPLGMVVPLLVIGCLCVYGRWRSGLFVFTVTVVANLVVLLPLKQLADRPRPPHPWVLVSDGSYPSGQVFSAVTLVVSVAVVVFPPRARRWWWAFGAAYVLAMMGSRTWLHAQWLSDTFAGVLVGAGTCLVLWRAFAPLLETESERMASNSLWL
- a CDS encoding alpha/beta hydrolase, with protein sequence MTQSPPSEIDIADMTWPPPPYRSPVPPVTGPDGVRHFDGITYATTPGYRPRLLDVQVPAGEGPFPAVVWIHGGGWLDGDRRYPPPTVPAALLHGAVLAAGLALVSIDYRHSLEAPFPAQLHDVKAAIRYVRTFADTLGIDPDRIGAWGESAGGHLAALAGLVGPDSPQGAELEGAQGVTAGESGVRAVVDWYGVSDLVTLAEHPMPAMPTGGDFPDPYEALLGSTVAERPDLARAASPVTYAQGSTPPPFLLVHGTHDGLVPYSQSEALAAALTSAGGEVTLQPVEGADHIFLGSRDIPAIVEGGVTFLARHLGARV
- a CDS encoding oxidoreductase, whose protein sequence is MRVAVIGGGPGGLYFAALAKQLSPHWEVTVWERNAPDDTFGFGVVFSDETLDGISQADREIHRAMSAEFARWADIDVRHRGSTLTSGGHGFAALGRQHLLRILQQRCAALEVDVRYRTQAPPAAELAATYDLVVASDGVRSATRAAYADTFGTDLDERSGRYMWLGTDKVFEAFTFIVEEQDFGTLQVHAYPYDATRSTFIVEMAEEAWRRAGFEEFADRDHPPGTSDEDSIRRCEELLADHLDGHRLIPNNSKWLRFTTVRNRTWRHENVVLLGDAAHTAHFSIGSGTKLAMEDALVLAASLHEHPDVATALAAYEEERRPVVESTQRAAQASLEWFEHIDRYTGQDPHQFAFNLLTRSRRVTYDNLRVRDEGFTSAVNRDPAVPPMFRPYPLGGLLLRNRVVVPPTALHTAREGIPGDFDLVHLSTQAIGGAGLVLAGMTAVAADGRATPGCPGLWNDEQEAAWRRITDFVHGQSDTCLGIQLTHAGRRAAARDGQPIAASALPWDEWSPVPREVDRADMDALVRDFAGAARRADRAGFDVLELQYGHGHLLSGFLSPLTNLRTDEYGGDLDGRLRLPLEVLRAVREVWPAGKALLVRISAADWAEGGTTEADAVRIAGALAEAGADAIDVSTGEVVSHERPRYGRSYQTPYADLIRNATGVPTIAVGAISTYDDVNSIVLAGRADLCGVGRAQLHDPLWTLHAAAAQGYQGPAAPWARAWRAGSGRPPSARTDRIPPRLELLRQPAESVHRRWLPRTAVPAHR
- a CDS encoding acyl-CoA thioesterase; protein product: MRDRARADTVAAPAAAPGPAPVPAAAEPTGVVVERRVEWTDTDAAGHYHHSTVVRWVEAAEAVLLHRLGLSHLFGSTPRVHFEADYRARLWFGETVSTELTVTKVGTASLHYAFTVRGAQGGEAATGRMVIAHSAAHATGSTPWPADVRDLLGTAGPQQPELLTTAPAPGGTPCASQS